The following proteins come from a genomic window of Microbacterium lemovicicum:
- the lnt gene encoding apolipoprotein N-acyltransferase, which yields MPAASRPLLPLWAAVASSVAGGLLLTTAFPALGWWPMAFPSVVLALVGLVGRRMWSSVLVGFAFGAAFFFVNLFFTARYLGPVPWIALSMLEALLTAAFAVPITLAYRWLPRVMPGAASRLLLLPALVGALWTLREQIVGSWPYGGFPWGRIGVTQVSGPAAGLASWVGMSGLTFLVVLLCAMAVEYVRHGRFRRWLAAVPALIVVAVLFLVPAFPTTAAGVLRVGAVQGNGPAGYFDEREPNAVLGAQLSASEPLQGEKIDVLLWPEGGIDSDPTSNRSTAFVLDRLGESLDAPLIIAAATGRGDLFYNSSMLWRAGEGAVQTYDKRHPVPFGEYVPDRSFWEKLSPDLIGLIGREYTPGTASPLFDLNGVGVGLAICFDVIYDDVIWDGAAEGAEVYMFQTNNADFRGTDENLQQLAFARMRAIETGRSVVNLSTVGTSQVITADGAAIDGLTEDVAGHMITDVPLRTGLTPAVVAGPWIKISLGWGSLAALALLGLTQAVRRRRNAKTPAPVGTGV from the coding sequence GTGCCTGCCGCGTCCCGCCCCCTGCTGCCGCTCTGGGCCGCGGTCGCGAGCTCGGTCGCGGGCGGGCTGCTGCTGACCACTGCGTTCCCGGCGCTGGGCTGGTGGCCGATGGCCTTCCCCTCCGTCGTGCTCGCGCTCGTCGGGCTGGTGGGGCGCCGCATGTGGTCGTCCGTCCTGGTCGGCTTCGCCTTCGGCGCGGCGTTCTTCTTCGTGAACCTGTTCTTCACCGCGCGCTACCTCGGCCCCGTCCCGTGGATCGCCCTGTCGATGCTCGAGGCGCTCCTGACGGCCGCGTTCGCGGTGCCGATCACGCTGGCCTACCGGTGGCTGCCCCGCGTCATGCCGGGCGCAGCATCCCGTCTGCTCCTCCTGCCCGCGCTGGTGGGGGCGCTGTGGACCCTCCGCGAGCAGATCGTCGGGTCGTGGCCCTATGGTGGGTTCCCCTGGGGGCGCATCGGGGTGACCCAGGTCAGCGGACCGGCCGCCGGGCTGGCGTCGTGGGTCGGGATGTCGGGTCTCACCTTCCTCGTCGTCCTCCTGTGCGCCATGGCGGTCGAGTACGTGCGGCACGGGCGCTTCCGCAGGTGGCTCGCGGCGGTCCCCGCTCTGATCGTGGTCGCGGTGCTCTTCCTGGTGCCGGCCTTCCCGACGACGGCCGCCGGTGTGCTGCGCGTCGGCGCCGTGCAGGGCAACGGCCCCGCCGGCTACTTCGATGAGCGCGAGCCCAACGCCGTGCTGGGGGCGCAGCTCAGCGCCTCCGAGCCGCTGCAGGGCGAGAAGATCGACGTGCTGCTGTGGCCCGAGGGCGGCATCGACTCCGACCCGACGTCCAACCGCTCGACCGCCTTCGTGCTCGACCGTCTCGGGGAGAGCCTCGACGCGCCCCTTATCATCGCGGCGGCCACCGGCCGCGGCGACCTCTTCTACAATTCCTCGATGCTCTGGCGCGCGGGCGAGGGCGCCGTGCAGACGTACGACAAGCGGCATCCCGTGCCCTTCGGCGAATACGTCCCCGACCGGTCGTTCTGGGAGAAGCTGTCGCCCGACCTCATCGGGCTCATCGGCCGGGAGTACACCCCGGGCACGGCATCGCCCCTCTTCGACCTGAACGGCGTGGGTGTGGGCCTCGCGATCTGCTTCGACGTGATCTACGACGACGTCATCTGGGACGGCGCGGCCGAGGGAGCCGAGGTCTACATGTTCCAGACCAACAACGCCGACTTCCGGGGCACGGACGAGAACCTGCAGCAGCTCGCCTTCGCGCGCATGCGCGCCATCGAGACGGGCCGGTCGGTGGTGAACCTGTCGACCGTCGGCACGAGCCAGGTGATCACCGCTGATGGCGCGGCCATCGACGGACTGACCGAGGACGTGGCGGGTCACATGATCACGGACGTGCCGCTGCGGACGGGTCTCACCCCCGCCGTGGTCGCCGGCCCGTGGATCAAGATCTCGCTCGGCTGGGGGAGTCTCGCGGCCCTCGCCCTGCTGGGCTTGACGCAGGCGGTGCGGCGCCGCCGCAACGCGAAGACGCCGGCCCCCGTGGGGACCGGCGTCTGA
- a CDS encoding RNA polymerase-binding protein RbpA, whose protein sequence is MADRSLRGIRLGAQSLQSEDGVVFHERAQHTYTCTVCARDTTMTFAADAEIPPAWECRTCGAEALLRIGEGTATVDHSEDKVARTHWDMLLERRTVPELEELLEERLAYVRSRRGAGDDAAAHKLSA, encoded by the coding sequence ATGGCAGATCGCAGCCTGCGCGGCATCCGACTCGGCGCCCAGAGCCTACAAAGCGAAGACGGCGTCGTGTTCCATGAGCGCGCACAGCACACCTACACCTGCACCGTGTGTGCACGTGACACGACGATGACCTTCGCGGCGGACGCCGAGATCCCGCCCGCCTGGGAATGCCGCACCTGCGGGGCTGAGGCCCTGCTGCGGATCGGCGAGGGAACCGCCACGGTCGACCACAGCGAGGACAAGGTCGCTCGCACCCACTGGGACATGCTCCTGGAGCGTCGCACCGTGCCGGAGCTCGAAGAGCTCCTCGAGGAGCGCCTCGCCTACGTGCGGTCGCGCCGCGGTGCCGGTGACGACGCCGCCGCGCACAAGCTCAGCGCCTGA
- a CDS encoding glycerophosphodiester phosphodiesterase family protein, whose translation MTPQHPFFVRAATPRVLAHRGLVTAEAAADGVTENTFAAIALAHGAGVTYVESDCHLTADGAVVLFHDADLSRVAGDPRAIADVRLLELEELMAHRGGLLTLAQALESFPTLRFNLDVKAAAAAAPVGAAVAPYSDRVLLTSFSDARRRQALDAATRGDARPATSAGRGVIARLLLAVALHSPRLAHRVLRGIDAVQIPERQGLLRVLTPRLVDYAHRASVEVHVWTVNEPDDMRRLLALGVDGLVTDRADLALSLVDGDKPRR comes from the coding sequence GTGACACCGCAGCACCCCTTCTTCGTCCGAGCCGCCACGCCCCGCGTCCTCGCCCATCGCGGTCTGGTGACAGCCGAGGCGGCCGCGGACGGCGTCACCGAGAACACGTTCGCGGCGATCGCGCTCGCCCACGGAGCCGGCGTCACCTACGTGGAGTCCGACTGCCACCTCACGGCCGACGGTGCCGTCGTGCTCTTCCACGATGCCGATCTCTCGCGTGTGGCGGGCGATCCGCGTGCCATCGCCGACGTCCGCCTCCTCGAGCTCGAGGAGCTCATGGCCCACCGCGGTGGCCTGCTCACCCTGGCGCAGGCGCTCGAGAGCTTCCCCACGCTGCGCTTCAACCTCGACGTGAAGGCGGCGGCCGCCGCCGCACCGGTGGGGGCCGCCGTGGCGCCGTACAGCGACCGGGTGCTTTTGACGAGCTTCTCCGATGCGCGGCGGCGGCAGGCGCTCGACGCGGCGACCCGAGGCGATGCCCGGCCGGCAACCTCCGCGGGCCGCGGCGTCATCGCTCGACTCCTGCTCGCCGTCGCCCTCCACTCCCCCCGTCTGGCTCACCGCGTGCTCCGCGGCATCGACGCGGTGCAGATCCCCGAGCGGCAGGGCCTCCTCCGCGTGCTCACACCGAGGCTCGTCGACTACGCCCATCGGGCGTCGGTCGAGGTGCACGTCTGGACCGTGAACGAGCCCGACGACATGCGGCGACTCCTCGCCCTTGGCGTCGATGGACTGGTCACCGACCGCGCGGATCTCGCGCTGTCGCTGGTCGACGGCGACAAGCCCCGGCGCTGA
- a CDS encoding SPFH domain-containing protein — protein sequence MNDSIIPQTILWIVVAAIIIFALVTILRSIRIVPQATAGVVERLGRYHKTLTPGLNLLIPFIDRLRPLMDMREQVVSFPPQPVITEDNLVVSIDTVVYFQVTDARAASYEIANYLGAVEQLTTTTLRNVVGGLNLEEALTSRDNINNQLRVVLDEATGKWGIRVGRVELKAIDPPLSIQDSMEKQMRAERDRRAVILTAEGSKQSQILEAEGRRQADILRAEGEKQAAVLRAQGESEAIQMVFDAIHIGDPDDKLLAYQYLQTLPKIAESASSKLWIVPSELTSALKGIGSAFAGSDGPSQAKPKADRDAASAPRRTPMPARSDAAEAAAQAVREAAAAADAFASDAQSSAVEPIGDAPSAVTGPVGDEPSAR from the coding sequence ATGAACGACTCGATCATCCCCCAGACGATCCTGTGGATCGTCGTGGCCGCGATCATCATCTTCGCCCTGGTCACGATCCTGCGCTCCATCCGCATCGTGCCCCAGGCCACCGCGGGTGTCGTCGAGCGCCTCGGCCGGTACCACAAGACACTCACCCCCGGCCTGAACCTCCTGATCCCGTTCATCGACCGCCTCCGTCCCTTGATGGACATGCGCGAGCAGGTCGTCTCCTTCCCGCCGCAGCCGGTGATCACCGAAGACAACCTCGTGGTGTCCATCGACACGGTCGTCTACTTCCAGGTCACCGACGCCCGTGCGGCGAGCTACGAGATCGCCAACTACCTCGGCGCCGTCGAGCAGCTGACCACCACGACCCTCCGCAACGTCGTCGGTGGCCTGAACCTCGAAGAGGCCCTCACCAGCCGCGACAACATCAACAACCAGCTGCGCGTCGTCCTCGACGAGGCCACCGGCAAGTGGGGCATCCGCGTCGGTCGCGTCGAGCTCAAGGCGATCGACCCGCCGCTGTCGATCCAGGACTCGATGGAGAAGCAGATGCGCGCGGAGCGCGATCGCCGAGCCGTCATCCTCACGGCGGAGGGGTCCAAGCAGTCGCAGATCCTGGAGGCCGAGGGCCGCAGACAGGCCGACATCCTGCGGGCCGAGGGCGAGAAGCAGGCGGCCGTCCTTCGTGCCCAGGGCGAGTCGGAGGCCATCCAGATGGTCTTCGACGCCATCCACATCGGCGACCCCGACGACAAGCTCCTCGCCTACCAGTACCTGCAGACCCTGCCGAAGATCGCCGAGAGCGCGTCCAGCAAGCTCTGGATCGTCCCCAGCGAGCTCACCTCGGCCCTGAAGGGCATCGGCTCGGCCTTCGCCGGCTCCGACGGTCCCTCCCAGGCGAAGCCGAAGGCTGATCGGGATGCCGCGTCTGCGCCCCGCCGGACGCCCATGCCGGCGCGGTCCGACGCGGCTGAGGCCGCTGCCCAGGCCGTGCGGGAGGCCGCTGCAGCGGCCGACGCGTTCGCGTCCGATGCGCAGTCCTCCGCGGTCGAACCCATCGGCGATGCGCCGTCCGCCGTCACCGGGCCCGTCGGCGACGAGCCGTCCGCACGCTGA
- a CDS encoding NfeD family protein — translation MDIVTAIEQFAWIAWLVLILLFLVIEMLTLDFTFLMLSVGGLAGLGADLLGAPLWLQIVIAAVVAVAMVLLLRPPLLRRLRRGEDTTPSNVEALIGLRGQVLSTVTSHSGQVKLSNGDIWTARSLPGSDIEPGTTVLVNRIDGATAHVRPQEELTA, via the coding sequence GTGGACATCGTCACCGCCATCGAACAGTTCGCCTGGATCGCCTGGCTGGTCCTGATCCTGCTGTTCCTCGTGATCGAGATGCTGACGCTCGACTTCACGTTCCTCATGCTCAGCGTCGGGGGTCTCGCCGGCCTGGGAGCCGATCTGCTCGGTGCTCCGCTCTGGCTGCAGATCGTCATCGCCGCCGTCGTCGCCGTCGCCATGGTGCTCCTGCTGAGACCGCCCCTGCTGCGACGTCTGCGACGCGGCGAGGATACGACGCCCTCGAACGTCGAGGCCCTCATCGGGCTCCGGGGGCAGGTGCTCTCCACCGTCACGTCGCACTCCGGACAGGTCAAACTGTCCAACGGAGACATCTGGACCGCCCGCTCGCTTCCGGGTTCCGACATCGAGCCCGGCACCACCGTGCTCGTGAACCGCATCGACGGGGCCACCGCCCACGTCCGCCCCCAGGAGGAGCTCACCGCATGA
- a CDS encoding SDR family oxidoreductase, with the protein MSQILPPGSLAGRSALVTGSSRGIGADTVRYFAEAGANVVVNYRNKAPRAEKLGAQLRDLGVEALVVGADLTDADSVQALMDEVRRAYGSLDILVLNASGGMEAGMAADYALQLNRDAQVRVLETALPLLGEGSRVVFVTSHQAHFIRTTPTMPEYEPVALSKRAGEDALREMIPQLEERGIGFVVVSGDMIEGTITATLLERANPGAIAERRESAGKLYDVAEFAAEVAQAAVDPIPADHTRLVGDTGSFGAE; encoded by the coding sequence GTGTCCCAGATCCTTCCGCCCGGGTCGCTCGCCGGCCGCTCCGCCCTCGTCACCGGCTCGTCCCGGGGGATCGGCGCCGACACCGTGCGGTACTTCGCCGAAGCCGGCGCGAACGTCGTGGTCAACTACCGCAACAAGGCGCCGCGAGCCGAGAAGCTCGGCGCGCAGCTGCGCGACCTGGGTGTGGAGGCGCTCGTCGTCGGCGCCGATCTGACCGATGCCGACTCCGTGCAGGCGCTCATGGACGAGGTGCGGCGCGCGTACGGGTCGCTCGACATCCTCGTGCTGAACGCGTCCGGCGGCATGGAGGCCGGCATGGCAGCGGACTATGCCCTCCAGCTGAACCGCGACGCGCAGGTGCGGGTGCTCGAGACCGCGCTGCCGCTCCTCGGCGAGGGGTCGCGGGTCGTGTTCGTCACCAGCCACCAGGCCCACTTCATCCGGACGACCCCGACGATGCCCGAGTACGAGCCGGTGGCGCTGTCGAAGCGCGCGGGCGAGGACGCCCTCCGCGAGATGATCCCGCAGCTCGAGGAGCGCGGCATCGGCTTCGTCGTCGTGTCGGGCGACATGATCGAGGGCACCATCACCGCCACGCTGCTGGAGCGCGCCAACCCCGGCGCCATCGCGGAGCGACGCGAGTCGGCGGGCAAGCTGTACGACGTGGCCGAGTTCGCCGCGGAGGTCGCCCAGGCCGCCGTCGACCCGATCCCGGCCGATCACACGCGCCTGGTCGGCGACACCGGTTCGTTCGGCGCGGAGTAG
- a CDS encoding HdeD family acid-resistance protein produces the protein MSTATPTSSPIVNGIRTALGIGGVLALLAGILIVWQPAAAAVFVTTVIAIYAIAGGIVYAALGIFSKAMSGSSRAFHIVLGLLFVIAGVVAFANLQGTAATLAVFVAVLIGIMWIVEGVVALTTLGGSGSRVWTILFAVISIIAGIYLLVNALLGALVLWLLLGIMLIVLGVVQIVRAFTFGRA, from the coding sequence ATGTCCACGGCAACCCCCACCTCCTCGCCCATCGTCAACGGCATCCGCACCGCGCTCGGCATCGGCGGCGTGCTGGCCCTGCTCGCCGGCATCCTGATCGTCTGGCAGCCCGCGGCCGCGGCGGTCTTCGTCACGACCGTCATCGCGATCTACGCCATCGCCGGCGGCATCGTGTACGCGGCACTCGGCATCTTCTCCAAGGCCATGAGCGGCTCGTCCCGCGCCTTCCACATCGTCCTCGGACTGCTGTTCGTCATCGCCGGCGTGGTGGCGTTCGCGAACCTCCAGGGAACCGCCGCGACGCTCGCGGTCTTCGTGGCGGTCCTGATCGGCATCATGTGGATCGTCGAAGGCGTCGTCGCGCTGACCACCCTCGGCGGCTCCGGCTCCCGGGTGTGGACGATCCTCTTCGCGGTCATCAGCATCATCGCCGGCATCTACCTGCTGGTGAACGCGCTGCTCGGCGCCCTGGTGCTCTGGCTGCTCCTGGGCATCATGCTCATCGTGCTCGGCGTCGTGCAGATCGTCCGCGCGTTCACCTTCGGCCGCGCCTGA
- a CDS encoding AEC family transporter, producing MFEALTGFVVVGVAILVGWIIGRIDLLGEHARPVLSRLTFFVLSPFLLFVVLSQADVQTLFSSLLPVSGIAAVVVIAVYVLIARLVWRRDTAETVIGALSAGQVNSNNIGIPLSLYLLGSAAFPAPVILLQLLIFTPVTLAILDAVTSGQRAFLPVLRRTATNPILIGSVLGTLVAVTGIDLPHIVMDPAQLIADACVPVLLISYGISLHGQRVLGSHGRRRDVLVASALKLLVMPVVAWAVATYLFRLAPSDVLVVVVLAALPTAQNVFNYSQRYGVGEAISRDTVFVTTLGCFPVLLAALALLG from the coding sequence GTGTTCGAGGCGCTGACGGGATTCGTGGTGGTGGGCGTCGCCATCCTCGTCGGCTGGATCATCGGCCGCATCGATCTGCTCGGGGAGCACGCGCGACCCGTCCTGAGCCGCCTCACCTTCTTCGTCCTCTCGCCCTTCCTGCTGTTCGTGGTGCTGTCGCAGGCGGACGTGCAGACCCTGTTCTCGTCGCTGCTCCCGGTCTCCGGCATCGCCGCCGTGGTCGTGATCGCCGTCTATGTGCTGATCGCGCGTCTGGTCTGGCGTCGCGACACCGCCGAGACGGTCATCGGCGCCCTGTCCGCCGGTCAGGTGAACTCGAACAACATCGGGATCCCGTTGTCGCTCTACCTGCTGGGGAGCGCCGCCTTCCCCGCGCCGGTCATCCTGCTGCAGCTGCTGATCTTCACCCCGGTGACGCTCGCGATCCTGGATGCCGTCACCTCCGGGCAGCGGGCCTTCCTTCCGGTGCTGCGGCGCACGGCGACGAACCCGATCCTCATCGGATCGGTGCTGGGCACCCTCGTCGCGGTGACGGGGATCGATCTGCCGCACATCGTGATGGACCCCGCCCAGCTCATCGCCGACGCGTGCGTGCCGGTGCTCCTCATCAGCTACGGCATCTCGCTGCACGGGCAGCGGGTCCTGGGGTCCCATGGGCGGCGTCGTGATGTGCTCGTCGCCTCCGCACTCAAGCTCCTGGTGATGCCGGTCGTGGCGTGGGCCGTGGCGACGTACCTGTTCCGCCTCGCCCCGTCGGACGTCCTCGTCGTCGTGGTGTTGGCGGCGCTGCCGACCGCGCAGAACGTCTTCAACTACTCGCAGCGCTACGGCGTGGGAGAGGCGATCTCCCGCGACACAGTCTTCGTGACCACGCTCGGCTGCTTTCCCGTCCTGCTGGCGGCGCTGGCCCTGCTGGGCTGA
- a CDS encoding epimerase, translated as MPMSRVAVIAGASGFVGEALARALLDEGYEVRRIGRREAVTWDDPSAIARAVDGVDVLINLAGKSVNCRYGDANRRELLRSRVETTRALRQAVAVAPSPPPVWLNASTSTIYRHEMQRANTESAGIIGSGFSVDVARAWEAELFEGDLPGTRRVALRMAIVLGDGPAPNILRRLARLGVGGPQIDSWWFPHRRYRGIGEHASGLERSTWHRTRGRQKFSWIHIDDVVGSVRFLVGRDDISGPVNLASPHPVDNRTLMRTLRKAVGMPFGLPAWRWMLEPAMWVLRTEPELVLKSRWAVPEVLTDAGYRFERPRLEDAV; from the coding sequence ATGCCGATGTCACGCGTCGCAGTGATCGCCGGAGCGTCAGGCTTCGTGGGGGAGGCGCTCGCCCGTGCGCTCCTCGACGAGGGCTACGAGGTGCGCCGGATCGGGCGCCGGGAAGCCGTGACGTGGGATGACCCGTCGGCGATCGCCCGCGCCGTCGATGGGGTGGACGTGCTCATCAACCTCGCCGGCAAGTCCGTCAACTGCCGCTACGGGGATGCGAACCGGCGGGAGCTTCTGCGGTCGCGGGTCGAGACGACGCGGGCGCTCCGGCAGGCGGTGGCGGTTGCGCCATCCCCTCCGCCCGTCTGGCTGAACGCCTCGACATCCACCATCTACCGCCACGAGATGCAGCGCGCGAACACCGAGTCGGCGGGGATCATCGGCTCGGGCTTCTCGGTCGATGTGGCGCGCGCATGGGAGGCGGAGCTGTTCGAGGGCGACCTGCCGGGCACCCGCCGCGTCGCACTGCGCATGGCCATCGTGCTCGGCGACGGCCCGGCACCGAACATCCTGCGGCGCCTGGCGCGGCTCGGCGTCGGCGGACCGCAGATCGACTCCTGGTGGTTCCCGCACCGGCGCTACCGCGGCATCGGGGAGCACGCGAGCGGGCTCGAGCGCTCGACGTGGCACCGCACCCGCGGTCGGCAGAAGTTCAGCTGGATCCACATCGACGACGTCGTGGGCTCGGTGCGCTTCCTCGTCGGGCGCGACGACATCTCAGGCCCCGTCAACCTCGCGTCCCCGCATCCGGTCGACAACCGCACGCTCATGCGCACGCTGCGGAAGGCGGTCGGCATGCCGTTCGGTCTGCCCGCCTGGAGGTGGATGCTGGAACCCGCCATGTGGGTGCTCCGCACCGAGCCGGAGCTCGTGCTCAAGAGCCGGTGGGCGGTTCCCGAGGTGCTCACCGATGCCGGGTACCGCTTCGAGCGTCCTCGTCTCGAGGACGCCGTCTGA